The DNA region TGTTCTACCACCTCGGCGTCATCCCGCCCATCAGGTGATACAGCAGCGCCTTTTGCGCGTGCAGGCGGTTTTCGGCCTGGTCGAACACCCGGCTCTTGGGATGCTCGGTCGCCTCCGGCACCGTCTCCTCCCCGTAGTGGGCGGGCAGGCAGTGGAGGAAGATGCCGTGAGGAGCGGTAGTCTCCAGCATCTCCGGCGTGACCTGATAGCCCCGAAAGGCCCGGCGGCGGATGTCGGCCTCCGCCTCCTGGCCCATGCTGATCCACACGTCGGTGTACAGAACGTCGGCCCCCTCGACCGCCGCGAGGTCGTGCGTGAGGGTGACCCCTACGCCCGCCCGCACCGCGTCCATCAGCACGCCTGCGTTGGGCTCGTAGCCGACCGGGGTCACGACCGTCACGTCCGTGCCCGTCAGGATGCCCATGTGGATGTGGCTGTTGGCGAGGTTGTTGCCGTCCCCGATGTACACGACCCGCCTGCCCCTCAGGTCGGGGCCGAACTCTCCCTCTATGGTCTGGTAGTCGGCGAGGAGTTGCGCGGGGTGGAGCATGTCGGAGAGCCCGTTGATCACCGGAATCGAGGCGTGGTCGGCGAGTTCGTGGAGGGTCTGCTGGAGGTAGACGCGGCCCATCACGCCGTCCACCCAGCGTTCCAGGTTGCGCGCCACGTCAGAGACGCGCTCGCGGGTGCCCAGGCCGATCTCCGTATTCGACAGCGTGATCGCGTGCCCGCCGAGCTGGTACATCCCCACGTCGAAGGTCGTGCGGGTGCGCAAACTGGCCTTCTCGAACACGAGCGCGAGACTCAAACCCGCCAGGGGCTTCACGTTCCGCCACTCGCCCCGCCGCATCGAGTGGGCGGTGTCCAGGACCGTTCGCAACTCGGCGGCCGTCATGTCGAGGTTGCTCAGGAAGTCGCGCCCGGCGAGGACGGGGGCGGGCAGCGTCTCGGCGGTCAGGGGCGCAGGATTATTCACCGCAGCTTGGCCACCACTCCCGGACTGTGCACGTTCTTGAGAGAAGGCGGCCTTCGTCATAGGGGATGAGTATACGCAAAGCGTGAGAAAACATGCAGCCGGAGGAGGAGGCCGGACGTCCTCTACCCTGTGACCCATGCTGAGGGCTCAGGTACTCGGTTCTCCGGCGGAGGACAACGCCCTGTGGGTGACGGCGGACACCGGGCAGGGGCAGACGCGGCTGCTCCTCGACTGCGGGGCGCGCACGCTGGACGCGCTGCCCCTCGCGGAGGTTCGGGCGGTGGATCATGTCCTCTTCTCGCACCTGCACATGGACCACGTCGCGGGCTTCGACGACCTCTTCCGCGCGGTGTTCGACCGGCCGGGCCGCCAGAACCACGTCTGGGGACCGCCCGGCACGGCGCGCATCCTGGCGCACCGCTTCCGGGGCTACTGGTGGAACCACGCGCCTGAACTCAGCGGCACCTGGCACGTGCACGACGTGGACGGGCGGGAGGTCCGGTCCTTCCGCTTCGAACTGCACGAGGCGTTCGAGGTGGCGCACGAGGAGGACACGCGCCCGGTGGGCGGTCCGCTGTTCACCACCCCCGAGGTGAGCGTGGAGGCCGTGCCCCTCCGGCACCAGGGGGTCTGTCTGGGGTACGTGGTGCGGGAACCCGAGCGGGTGAGCGTGGACGCCTCACAACTCGCCGCACTCGGCCTGAAGGGTGGCCCCTGGCTCGCCGCGCTCAAGGCGGGGGCGACCGGAACGCTGGACGTTGGGGGAACCGCCTACGACGCCGACGACCTGCGGGCCCGGCTGCTGCGGCGGGAAAGCGGGGACAGCCTCGCCTACCTGACGGACTTCCGGCTGGACGCGGACGAGCAGGCCCGGCTCGCGCCCCTCCTGACGGGGGTGGAAACCCTCTACGCCGAGGCGCAGTACCTCCCGGAAGACACGGACCTCGCGCGGCGCAACGACCACACGACGGCCGCGCAGGTGGCGGCCCTGGCGAGGGCGGCGGGGGTGGGCGACCTCTGCCTGCTGCACCTCTCCAGGCGATACCGGGCCCAGAGGTGGCCGGAGTTTCTCTCGGCGGCCCGCGCCGTCTTCCCGAGAACCCATTTTCCCGCCGGGTGGCCGGGCGGGGAGACGGGCTGAGCGCAAGGGACGACGAAGGCCGGACTCCCGCCCCACTCTCCCCCATCCCGTACCCTGTCTCCCATGACCTCGCCCCTCTTCGACTCCCACATGCACACGCCGCTGTGCGGGCACGCGACGGGCACGCCGCGCGAGTACGCCCGGGCAGCCCTGAACGCGGGCCTGGCGGGCGTGTGCTTCACCGACCACAGCCCCATGCCCGCGTGGTACGACGCGCCGTGGCGGATGCGGCGGGACCAGCTCGGGACGTACGTGGAGAGCGTGCTGGAGGCGCGGGCGGAGTTCCTGGGGCGCCTGGAGGTGCGGCTGGGCCTGGAGGCCGACTTCCACCCCGGCACCGAGCGGTACGTGGCGGAGTTGCTGGAGACCCACGACTGGGACTACGTGATCGGCTCGGTCCACTACATCGGCGCCTGGGGCTTCGACAACCCGGAGCACGCGGACGAGTACGGGGCGCGCGACCTCGGCACCCTCTACCACCACTACTACGCGCTCGTGGAGGGGGCGGCGCGCAGCGGGCTCTTCGACGCCATCGGACACCTCGACCTCCCCAAGAAGTTCGGGCACCGCGACCCCGACGGCTACGCGGCCCTGCACGCCCTCGACGTGATCGCCGAGCGCGGCCTCTCGCTCGACTTCAACACGGCGGGCTGGCGCAAACCCGTCGGCGAGGCCTACCCCGCCCCCGACCTCACCCGCGCCGCCGGCGAGCGCGGCATTCCTTTCGTCCTGGGTAGCGACGCCCACAGGCCGGAGGAGGTCGGCTACCACTTCACCGAGGCGATCAAGCAACTGCACGACGTGGGCGGCCGGATCGTGACCTACCAGGGCCGGGTGCGGCATGGCTGACCTGAGCCGCAAGGACCTTACGGGGGTCCTCAAGACGACCGCCGACCTCCTCGACCTGCTCGGCCAGGAGGTCTTCCGCGCCAACGCCTACCGGGGGGCCGCGCGCAGCCTGGAAGCCCTCGACACGGACCCCGCCGAACTCGTCGCGTCGGGCTTCGCGGGGGTGCCCAAAGTGGGCCGCAGCATCGCCGCCGAACTCGTCACCTACGCCGAGACCGGCCTCTTCGAACCGCTGGAGGACGCCGCCAGCCAGGTGCCGCCCGGCGTGCTAGGCTTATTTCGGGTGCGCGGCCTGGGTCCCAAGAAAATCAGGCTGCTGTGGGACGCGGGGGTGGACTCGCTCGAAACCCTGCGCGAGGCGGCGCGGGACGGGCGGGTGGCGGGCCTGAAGGGCTTCGGCGCGAAGAGCGCGGCGACCATTCTGGAGGCGGTCGAGTTCGCCCTCGCCGCCCAGGAACGCCAGCATCTCAGCACCGGCCTGGACGTGTCGCTGGGCCTTGCGAGAGGGTTGGCCGACCTGGACGCGCGGGTGGCGGGGGACGCGCGGCGCGGGCTCGACACGGTGCGCGCGGCGCGGGTGACGGTGACGGGCACGGCAGAGGAGATAGCCCCGCGCCTCGCCGGGGTGGTGGAAGGACTTACCCCGGTGGAGCCCAAACCACTCCTCGCGGGCCGGGTGGACGGGGTGCCCGTGGAGATCGCGTACGGCCCGGCGGAGGTTCGTGGGGCCCTGGACCTGATGATGGGCGGGAGCACCGAGTACCGCGAGGGCCTGCGGGCGGAGGCGAGGGCGAGAGGCTTCGACCTCAGCGGGCGGGGGCTGAAGCGGGACGGGGTGATCCTCCCCACCCCCACCGAGGAGGACGTGGCCCGCGAACTGGGCCTCCCCCTGCGCCCCGCCGAGTACCGCGAGCCGGAACACGACGGCCTCTGGGAAACGTTGCCCCCACCCGGCGAACTCGTCACCGAGGCCGACTTGCGGGGGATGCTCCACACCCACTCGGTCTGGTCGGACGGGGCCGCCACCGTGCGCGAGATGGTGGGAGAGGCGGTGCACCTCGGTCACGCCTTCCTGGGCACGGGCGACCACTCGCGCGCCGCGCACTATGCGAACGGCATGAGCATCGAGAGATTGCGCGCTCACATCCGCGAGGTCCGCGAGTTGCAGAGGGCGGGTCTGCCCGTCATCGCGGGCTCGGAGGTAGACATCCTCGAAGACGGCTCGCTCGACTATCCCGACGAGGAGTTGGCGGGGCTCGACTACGTCGTCGCCAGCGTCCACAGCCTCTTCACCCTCGACCGAGAGCGGCAGACCGAACGCCTGATCAACGCCGCCTCACATCCGCTCGTCACCATCCTGGGTCACCCTACCGGCCGCCTGGAGCTGCGCCGCCCAGGCTACGCCCTCGACCTGGACGCCGTGCTCGCCGCGTGCGAGGCGAACGGCACCGTCGTCGAGATCAACGCCAACGCCTACCGCCTCGATCTCGACTGGCGCGTGGCGCTGCGCTGGCGGGACCGCCTCACCTTCGCCATCAACACCGACGCTCACGTCCTGAGCGGCCTTACGGACACCCGCTTCGGCGTCCTCGTCGCGCGCAAGGCGGGCCTGACCCCCCAGCGGGTGGTGAACACGCTGGGGCAGGAGGAGTTTCTGGAGTTCGTGCGGAGGCAGCGGGCGGGGCGGGGGTGAGGAAGGCGTACCCTGCCTCTCCGTCGTTCCCGGAAAAAGCACAAGGGGTGTTGAGGGGTGGGTTTTCTGGAACGCCCTGCGCGTTCACCCCCCTCCCAGCCTCCCCCACAAGGGGGGAGGGGCAAAAAGAGCGGGAGCCTTTGCGCTTTTCAGAACGCCAAGCCGGACGCTCTATGAGTGTAAGCAGGCGGACGCCCCAGGCCCACGACCCCGCCTTGCTCGCGCAGCGAGACGGTGGGCCCACAAACGGGTTGCGACAAGATCAAACATTGTGTTCAGAAGAACCTGTCCACCCGCGCCGCCCGTGTGTCCTTGCCGAGCGCAGCGGAAAGCTCCCCCTGCCCCCTACCCCCTACTCGAACCGCCCCCGCCCAGGCTCCGGCAAGCGGTAGGCAATCACCGCACTCGGCAGCAGCAACGTCAGGCTCACCAACGCGGCCGTCGTCGGGCTCGTCACGTCCGCCAGCGCCCCGACCAGGAAGATCAGCAGCCCCGCGAATCCCCACGAGAAGCCCATCATGACGCTGCTCGCCACCGCGACATGCCCCGGCGCGTACTCCTGCGCGGCGACCACGCCGACCGGCACGCTCGCATTCACGGCCGCCCCGACCAGAAAGGTGAGCGGGTAGAACCACCAGTGGGCCGGGCTCGACAGGATCAGCAACGCGAAGAAGGGGATGGTGGTGAGGATGGCCGCCCGCAGCACCGGCACCCGCCCGTAGCGGTCGCTCGCCCGCCCGCCGACGATCCCGCCGAGGGCGCTGGCGACGGCGTACACGGCCAGCGTGATCCCGACCTCCCGCGCCCCGAAGCCCCGACCCAGCAGGATGAAGGGGAGCATGGCGTTGTAGCCCATGCTGGCGAGCGACCGCAGCACCGCCATCGCCCAGAGGGCCACGAGCGGCCCCCGGAAGATGCGCGCGTACTCGGCCAGACCGACCCGGCGCCCGGTGGCCCGACCTGACGGCGTGACCGCGAAGGTGAGGGCCGCCAGCCCCGCGCCGATCAGGGCGAACCAGGGGAGATTCGTCAGGCCGACTCCGGCGAAGACCGGGCCCAGCGCCATGCCCGCCGTGCCCCCGGCGCTGAAGAGACTGGCCCACAGCCCCCGCTTCTCGGGTGGGCTGTTCAGGGCGACGTAGGCCGCCCCCGCCGGGTGGAAGAAGCCGCTGCCGAACCCGGAGACGGCGACGAGCAGCACGAGCGCCCCGAACCACGGCACGAAGCCCATCAGCGTGAGGCCCAGGCCCGTCACCAGGGGGCCGAGGGCGGCGGCGTAACGGCGGTCGAACCGCTCGCCGACGATGCCGAGCAGGGGCTGGAGCACGCTGCTCGTGAGGCTGTACACGCTGGAGAGCAGGGTGACGGCGGCGATGGACACGCCGAAGCGGCCCTGGAGGGCGGGGGTCAGGGGGGTGAGCATCGCCCCGTAGGCGTCGTTGATGAAGTGCCCCGCCGTCACGGCTACGGCGACGGCGGTGGCGTGGCGGACGACGGCGGGGGAGGCGGCGGCTCGCATGGACCTTACCCTACCCCCCGGCCCGCGTAGGGCGTCCAGCGGGGCGGGCCGGGCCTCGCCGCCTGCCCCCGAAGTGTGAACTTTGCCCCACCCGGGGAGTCAACGCCGTGAATGAGCCCAGACGTTAAGCTTCTCCTCATGGTCGCCACGTTCCGGGAGATGATTACCGCCACCCTGCCGTCCGAGGAGCGGCTGCGAGCCCGGCTCGCGCAGATGTCGCCGGGGGAGTGGGCGGAGTTGGCGCAGGTCTTCGCGGCGGCCCTGCCGGAACTCGACGCCGTGCTCGGCCTGCCCGGCGGGGCCGACCTGGCGGGCAGCCTGGCGCGGGCGCGCGGCGTCGCGCTGCTCGACGCGGCCCTCCCCGGCGACGTGGACAGTTGGTTACCCCCCATTCCCCCCAGCGGGGAGGTCGTGATCGTGACGGATCATCTTCAGGGCGGCGGACCCGAGTTGGAGGCGGTGGCCCTCGCCACGAGCCACGGCCTGCGCGTCCTGGCCGTGGCGGCGGCGGTCGAGCGCACGAGCGCCGGGGCGCGGGGCCGCCTCGAACTCCAGGGGGTGCGGGTGTACACCGCCCTGCAACTCGCCGACACCCCGCGCGGTCTGGTCTTCGAACGCCGCGCCCCCCGGCGCTGGCGGGAGCGGCACCGCTAGGCGGCGCTCAGCCGTTCTCCCCCGCCGTGTAGGCCCGCAGCGCCCGTTCCTCGGCGGGGATTCGAACCAGAAGCAGGAGCGCGGCGTTGAGCACGGTGAAGGCGAGGGCGGTGCGCCACGCCCCCACCGCCAGGGGCGCCGAGGCCAGCTCCAGGGCGACGACCGCGTAATTGGGGTGGGGCAGGAAGCGGAAGGGGCCGCCCCGCACCCGCTCCCCCCCGGGCACGATCAGGATGCGCGTGTTCCAGAACCTCCCCAGCGTGCGGATGACCCAGTACCGCAGCGGCTGGGCGAGCACGAAGAGGAGGAGGGCGGGCCAGCTTACCCGAGCCCCCGAACGGCGCCCTTCGAGCAGGGTGGCGATCATCCAGGCGGGGTGCAGCACGAAGAAGAGGGGGTAATGTTCCCGCCCGTACTCGACGGCGCCGTGCTCGCGCGCCCAACGTTCGTTGGCGCGGGCCACGCGCAGTTCGAGGAGCCGCTGCACGGTCAAGAAGACGAGGAGGAGGGGGGCGAGGATGCGGGCGTTCATCCCCGTGAGCTTAGGGTGTAGAAGCTGGCGCTGGCCTGCCCCCCCGGGCCCAGCGCGAAGTGCAGCAAGACCGCCTGCCACGCTCCCGCCTTCGGGCCGAGGGTGAGGACGCCGACTCCCTGCGTCGTGCGGGCGGTCAGGTAGGCGGCGTCCCCCTCGTCCGCCACGTGCAGCACCCGCCACTCCTGCCGTTCCAGTTGTGGCCGGAAATGGGCGAGGAGATCAGGCTGCCCCGCCACGTCCTCGGGTGGCACCAGGATGACCCGCTCGCTGCGCTCGGCCTCGCCGCCGCCCCCGCCCTGCATCTGCACCCGCCACCCCTGGGGCGCGGTGAGGGTGGGGAGGGGGAGGTCGTGCATCCGGTGAAAGTGCGAGTGAGGGCTTTGCCCCAGCATATGCTGCACCTGTTCCGGCTCCACGTCCTGCACGTTCAGCGAGATCTGGGTCACCCCGCCCTCACCCCGGGCCTGGAGCATGACCGTCCGCTCCTGCCCGGCGTGGACGCCCATCCACTGTCCCGCCTCCGCCTCCACGAACGCCTGCCGCCAGGGCTGCGCCGCCCGCCACCCCTGCCTCTCCAGATGGGCGGTGAGCGCGGCCATCACGTCGGGTTGCAGGCCGGGCAAGTCCAGAAAGACGCGCCAGGTGGTCTGTCCGTCCGTCGGCTCTCCGGGGGTCCGGCGAAACGCCACCGACCGCACGCCGCCCAGCACCCTGGAGCCTGCGCTGTCCGGCAGCTTCACGGGGAAGTCGGGCGTCAGCGAGCCCGGCGTGATCCCCAGTTGAATCAGATCGCCTTCCTGACCCAGCGCCCGGCGCAGGAAGTCGGCGTCCAACGTGATTTGTTCGCCCATAGGCTGAGCTTACCCCCCCGACAGCAACTCATCGGCGGCAGCATCGGCGTCGAGTTCGCCCCGCGCCACCCGCGCGTAGAGGTCCCCGCTCAGCTCGCGCGCCCGGCGGAGCACCCGGTCCTGCACCAGGGTCCGCACCTCGAATTCGGCGCGGCGCTCGCGGCGCTCACCCAGCCCCTCCTCCCCCAGGTGGGCGCGGTGGGCGAGAACTGCCTCCACAACCTCCGCGAGCCCTTCCCCCTGCGAAGCGACGGTCTTGAGGACGGGAGCGAACCACGTATGTGCGTCGTGCGCGCCGAGGCCCTGCGCGGCCCGCAACTCGCGGACGGTGCGGTCGGCGCCGGGGAGGTCGGCCTTGTTCACGGCGAGCACGTCGGCGATCTCCATGATGCCCGCCTTGAAGGCCTGCACCCCGTCCCCCCCGGCGGGCGTCAGGACGAGCAGCGTGTGGTCGCACACGGCGGCCACGTCCACCTCCGACTGGCCCACCCCCACCGTCTCCAGGATCACCCAGTCGAAGCCCGCCCCCTCCAGCAGGGCGAGGACGGGCAGGGTGCGGGGCGAGAGGCCGCCGAGCGCCCCCCGGCTGGCGAGCGAGCGCACGAAGACGCCCTCGTCCGCGTGCCAGCGCAGCATCCGGATACGGTCGCCCAGGATCGCCCCCCCCGAATAGGGGCTGCTGGGGTCCACGGCGAGGACAGCCACCCGCCTGCCCTCACCCCTCAGGTGGGCGATCAGCCCGTCCGTCAGGGTGCTCTTGCCGCTGCCCGGGCTGCCCGTCACGCCCAGGACGACCGCCCGCCCGGCCCGCTCACGGGCGGCGCGCAGCAGGGGACGGGCGCCCTCCATCCCGCTCTCGGCGAGGGTGATCGCGCGGGCGAGGGCGCGGGGGTCCCCGGCGCGGAAGCGGTCGAGGAGGGGGACGGGCGGGCCGGGGGCGGTCAAGTCATCCCACCTGCCCGTCCACTCCCGAAACGAAGGGCTTTTTGTTTCATCTGCGCCCCAGGCTAGCGTCTTCCGTCCCTTAAGGCGCCTGCCCCAGCACGTCGTCCGCCTCGGTGGCCTCCAGCAGATTTTCCAGGTGGGCGTCGTCGTTGAAGCCCAGCAGGGTGCCGCTGCTTTCACCCAGCAGCACGCGGGTGATCGAGGTGTTCGTGACGCTGAGCCGGGCCCAGGCGTGGGCGGGCACGCCCCCCAGCGCGAGGCCGACAGCGACCCGCACGACTCCCCCGTGGGTGAAGACGAGGACCCGGCCCCCCGGGTGCCGCAGCCGCAGGGTCTCGAAGGCGGCGCCGCAGCGGGTGAAGAGGTCCTCCATGCTCTCGCCCCCGGGGCGGCGGGTGCGCCAGGGGTCGGCGCGCAGGGCGGCCAGGTAGCCGGGGTGCCGCGCCTCGATGTCCGCCACGACCAGGCCGCTCAGCTCCCCAACGTCGATCTCGCGCAGGCCGGGCTCGGGCTGGACGATGGGGGACCCGGCCAGCCGCTCGGCGACCATCTCGGCTGTCTGCGAGGCGCGGGCGAGGTCGCTGGTGTACACGGCGGCGAAACTCTGCCCGGTCAGGCGCTCGGCGAGGCTGGCGGCCTGGAGGACCCCGATGTGGCTGAGAGGCAC from Deinococcus aetherius includes:
- the argF gene encoding ornithine carbamoyltransferase, encoding MTKAAFSQERAQSGSGGQAAVNNPAPLTAETLPAPVLAGRDFLSNLDMTAAELRTVLDTAHSMRRGEWRNVKPLAGLSLALVFEKASLRTRTTFDVGMYQLGGHAITLSNTEIGLGTRERVSDVARNLERWVDGVMGRVYLQQTLHELADHASIPVINGLSDMLHPAQLLADYQTIEGEFGPDLRGRRVVYIGDGNNLANSHIHMGILTGTDVTVVTPVGYEPNAGVLMDAVRAGVGVTLTHDLAAVEGADVLYTDVWISMGQEAEADIRRRAFRGYQVTPEMLETTAPHGIFLHCLPAHYGEETVPEATEHPKSRVFDQAENRLHAQKALLYHLMGGMTPRW
- a CDS encoding MBL fold metallo-hydrolase, whose protein sequence is MLRAQVLGSPAEDNALWVTADTGQGQTRLLLDCGARTLDALPLAEVRAVDHVLFSHLHMDHVAGFDDLFRAVFDRPGRQNHVWGPPGTARILAHRFRGYWWNHAPELSGTWHVHDVDGREVRSFRFELHEAFEVAHEEDTRPVGGPLFTTPEVSVEAVPLRHQGVCLGYVVREPERVSVDASQLAALGLKGGPWLAALKAGATGTLDVGGTAYDADDLRARLLRRESGDSLAYLTDFRLDADEQARLAPLLTGVETLYAEAQYLPEDTDLARRNDHTTAAQVAALARAAGVGDLCLLHLSRRYRAQRWPEFLSAARAVFPRTHFPAGWPGGETG
- a CDS encoding histidinol-phosphatase HisJ family protein — translated: MTSPLFDSHMHTPLCGHATGTPREYARAALNAGLAGVCFTDHSPMPAWYDAPWRMRRDQLGTYVESVLEARAEFLGRLEVRLGLEADFHPGTERYVAELLETHDWDYVIGSVHYIGAWGFDNPEHADEYGARDLGTLYHHYYALVEGAARSGLFDAIGHLDLPKKFGHRDPDGYAALHALDVIAERGLSLDFNTAGWRKPVGEAYPAPDLTRAAGERGIPFVLGSDAHRPEEVGYHFTEAIKQLHDVGGRIVTYQGRVRHG
- a CDS encoding DNA polymerase/3'-5' exonuclease PolX codes for the protein MADLSRKDLTGVLKTTADLLDLLGQEVFRANAYRGAARSLEALDTDPAELVASGFAGVPKVGRSIAAELVTYAETGLFEPLEDAASQVPPGVLGLFRVRGLGPKKIRLLWDAGVDSLETLREAARDGRVAGLKGFGAKSAATILEAVEFALAAQERQHLSTGLDVSLGLARGLADLDARVAGDARRGLDTVRAARVTVTGTAEEIAPRLAGVVEGLTPVEPKPLLAGRVDGVPVEIAYGPAEVRGALDLMMGGSTEYREGLRAEARARGFDLSGRGLKRDGVILPTPTEEDVARELGLPLRPAEYREPEHDGLWETLPPPGELVTEADLRGMLHTHSVWSDGAATVREMVGEAVHLGHAFLGTGDHSRAAHYANGMSIERLRAHIREVRELQRAGLPVIAGSEVDILEDGSLDYPDEELAGLDYVVASVHSLFTLDRERQTERLINAASHPLVTILGHPTGRLELRRPGYALDLDAVLAACEANGTVVEINANAYRLDLDWRVALRWRDRLTFAINTDAHVLSGLTDTRFGVLVARKAGLTPQRVVNTLGQEEFLEFVRRQRAGRG
- a CDS encoding MFS transporter, coding for MRAAASPAVVRHATAVAVAVTAGHFINDAYGAMLTPLTPALQGRFGVSIAAVTLLSSVYSLTSSVLQPLLGIVGERFDRRYAAALGPLVTGLGLTLMGFVPWFGALVLLVAVSGFGSGFFHPAGAAYVALNSPPEKRGLWASLFSAGGTAGMALGPVFAGVGLTNLPWFALIGAGLAALTFAVTPSGRATGRRVGLAEYARIFRGPLVALWAMAVLRSLASMGYNAMLPFILLGRGFGAREVGITLAVYAVASALGGIVGGRASDRYGRVPVLRAAILTTIPFFALLILSSPAHWWFYPLTFLVGAAVNASVPVGVVAAQEYAPGHVAVASSVMMGFSWGFAGLLIFLVGALADVTSPTTAALVSLTLLLPSAVIAYRLPEPGRGRFE
- a CDS encoding isoprenylcysteine carboxyl methyltransferase family protein; translated protein: MNARILAPLLLVFLTVQRLLELRVARANERWAREHGAVEYGREHYPLFFVLHPAWMIATLLEGRRSGARVSWPALLLFVLAQPLRYWVIRTLGRFWNTRILIVPGGERVRGGPFRFLPHPNYAVVALELASAPLAVGAWRTALAFTVLNAALLLLVRIPAEERALRAYTAGENG
- the meaB gene encoding methylmalonyl Co-A mutase-associated GTPase MeaB, which encodes MTAPGPPVPLLDRFRAGDPRALARAITLAESGMEGARPLLRAARERAGRAVVLGVTGSPGSGKSTLTDGLIAHLRGEGRRVAVLAVDPSSPYSGGAILGDRIRMLRWHADEGVFVRSLASRGALGGLSPRTLPVLALLEGAGFDWVILETVGVGQSEVDVAAVCDHTLLVLTPAGGDGVQAFKAGIMEIADVLAVNKADLPGADRTVRELRAAQGLGAHDAHTWFAPVLKTVASQGEGLAEVVEAVLAHRAHLGEEGLGERRERRAEFEVRTLVQDRVLRRARELSGDLYARVARGELDADAAADELLSGG
- a CDS encoding histidine phosphatase family protein; amino-acid sequence: MTRRRAPFGFVPPERATATEFWVVRHGESTWNADGRYQGQTDVPLSHIGVLQAASLAERLTGQSFAAVYTSDLARASQTAEMVAERLAGSPIVQPEPGLREIDVGELSGLVVADIEARHPGYLAALRADPWRTRRPGGESMEDLFTRCGAAFETLRLRHPGGRVLVFTHGGVVRVAVGLALGGVPAHAWARLSVTNTSITRVLLGESSGTLLGFNDDAHLENLLEATEADDVLGQAP